TTTATCTTTTAACCACAATAAAGCACATGAAAAATTCCATGTGCTTTATAATATATTAATGCTTTATTAATAGTAACAATAAACTTACAAGATAAGTTATCCCAGAAAAAATTAATGATACTATAAGAAATCCTATTAGTATAATATTATACTTTAATAAACCTTGGGCCATAACGAACTTTGAAAATCCAAATGCATTAAGAGCAAGTACTATAAAAAATATTACAATTAACCCCTTAGAAGCCCCTTTAATATCTGCAGAACTTAATGATATATGAGATGAAATACAGATAGCTAAGAATAAGAACAATATAAAATATGGATTAGAAAAATTAGTTACTGAAAAAATTATCTTTATTAAATCAATATAAGAATTTAATATTCCATTTAAAGAAACTGAATTTATTTTAGTTATGTTTACATTAACCATAGATATACTTATAAATTGATTGTATGTCTTAGGAATTATGGTATACATTAAAGCGATTATCGCTGATACGCCGCCAAATATAGGTGCAATACCTATAAAAAAGTTACCCGTTTGTTGATATATACTATTAGGATTATATGCATGATTTACATAACCCAGTACTCCGTTTTCATCTTTTTTTTGTAAAA
This window of the Clostridium estertheticum genome carries:
- a CDS encoding metalloprotease family protein — translated: MNTLIDLIIKTCLDTIYMTGMIIFVGFILGFLRNHSIENFQRSFGWKAVAITAIIGVPIHELSHAILCLVFRHKISKLVLLQKKDENGVLGYVNHAYNPNSIYQQTGNFFIGIAPIFGGVSAIIALMYTIIPKTYNQFISISMVNVNITKINSVSLNGILNSYIDLIKIIFSVTNFSNPYFILFLFLAICISSHISLSSADIKGASKGLIVIFFIVLALNAFGFSKFVMAQGLLKYNIILIGFLIVSLIFSGITYLVSLLLLLIKH